The stretch of DNA TGAATGCTCAAGCTAGCACCGATGCGACTCAAACGGACGAAGCAACGGACGTTGACTTGCCTCTCGACACAGGTCTGGACACCGAAATCGGCTCAGACGGGCTGAATGTTCCATTTGAAAGCGAGACACCTTCATCAATAGGAGATGTCGATCTGGACGTAAGTTTCGAGAGTGAGGCTAGCGGGACAGTTAACTAGTAACGAAAAAGGGTGGCGAAAGCCACCCTTCTCTGGCTGGGGCGGCAGGATTCGAACCTACGGATGTCAGAGCCAAAATCTGATGCCTTACCAACTTGGCTACGCCCCACAGCAAATAGATTCTAACATCGACTATTTGTGGTGTCAATGATTTGGAGTGATTCTATGGCCAACCACGAGATTTTCGTAAAGGAATTGGGTAAAAAGGTTTCAGTGACCGGAGAGACTACCTTCTATGAACTTTCCAGAATGTGTGAAAGCTTCCACCGAGCTCCAATAATGGCCGCAAAATCTGGCAATTCTCTTATCGAGCTTTGCAGAAAAGTCAACGATGAGCAGGAAATCGAATTCATCGATCTCTTTTCAATCGACGGTATGAGAATTTACACTAGGGGAACTCTCTTCATTCTCTTTATTGCAATCAGGGAGCTGTTCGGAACTGCCCAGCTAAACGTTCACCATTCAAGGGGTCCCGGTCTTGTCTGTGACATCGAAGGGGTTGAAATCTCTCCCGAAAACTTGAAGAGGATTGAGACAAGGATGAAAGAACTTGTCGAAGAAAATGCGGTTTTCGAGAAAGGTACCTTGGGGAAGTTTGAGGCGATGCGGTCATTTGAAGAAGACGGGCAGAGAGATAAGGCTCTGCTTTTCAAATACAGGAAAAAGTCTACTGTCAATATCTACAGATGCAAAGGATACACGAATTATTTCTACGGTTATATGCCTTTTTCAACCGGCACAGTGAGTAAGTTTGCGCTGATCCCTTATGGAGATTACTTCATTCTCAATCTTCCCAGTACGAGAGAACCAAATAGACTACCGAAATTTGTGGACCAGCCCAAGATCTCAAGCATCTTTCTTGAGCATGAGAGATGGGGAAAGATTCTCGGTGTGAAGACTGTGGGAGAGCTGAACGAAATAATATGCAGGGGACCGAAGGAAATCAGAGAGATAGTGAACATTGCGGAGTCCCTTCATGAGAAGAAAATCGCTGCGATTGCAGATCGCATTTCAGAACACAGGGAACCAAGCCTTATACTAATCGCTGGACCTTCTAGTTCAGGAAAAACGACCTTTTCTCAGAGACTGATGCTTCATCTGAAGGTCCTGGGCATGAAACCTGTCCAGATATCTGTCGACGATTACTTTGTGGATAGAGAAAAGACTCCAAAGGATGAGAACGGAAACTATGATTTCGAATCGATATATGCTCTAAACATTGACCTGTTCAACGAACAGATTTCGCAACTCCTCGATGGAAAAGAGGTATTGCTGCCAAGGTTCGATTTTATCCTCGGTAAGAGCGGATTTCACGACACACCGATCAAAATTGCAGAGGGCCAACCTGTAATAATCGAAGGAATACACGGGTTGAATGAGTTGCTAAGCAGGTCGGTCCCTCGCGAAAGAAAATTCAAGATCTACGTCAGCGCTCTTACTCAGATGAATCTCGACAATCTGAACAGAATTCCAACCACAGACGTCAGATTGCTGCGCAGGATTGTACGTGACAACAGGTTTAGAGGACACTCTGCGCTTGATACAATAAGAATGTGGTCCAGCGTAAGGAGAGGAGAGGACAAGTACATATTCCCCTTCCAGGAAGAGGCAGACGTGATGTTTAATTCCGCGATTGCATACGAGCTGGCTGCGCTGAAGGGATTTGCGGAACCTTTACTTGTTCAGATAGATGATTCAGTACCCGAGTATCTTGAAGCAAAGAGACTTTTGAGATTTATAGATTACCTGCTACCTATGACAAATCTGGAAGATATTCCAAGAACTTCAATAATCAAAGAGTTCATAGGTGGAAGTGTGTTCAGTTCCTGAAGAGGTGGGGGCATGCAAGGAGTAGACGTAGAGACCAGAAAGGCGGTCTTAAACAGACTGAAAAGAATCGAGGGACAGATTAGAGGTCTGCAGAAAATGGTTGAAAACGACAGGGTTTGCGGAGACATTCTCACCCAGGTTTCGGCCGTGAACTCAGCTCTTTCAAGAGTATCCGAGATGATTGTAAAGGGTTACGCTAGAAAATGCGTTATCGAAGCCAATGAGTCTGGACAGATCGAAGAGCTTGACAATCTTATTGAAAACATAATTAAACTCAGAGGAGTCTAGATGATCGAATACGGTGACAACGTTCTGATTCTACTCGAAGATGAGGAAACAAAGTACTTTTCTGAGGTGAAGAAAGGCGGCATTCTCAAAACGCATTTTGGCAATCTGATTATGGATTCCCTGGTTGGAAAGGAATTCGGAGAGAAGATTGACCTTGGTCTTCGGAATGCTTACCTGATCAAACCATCGATGATCGACGGGATTTTTTCTTTGAAAAGATCTACTCAAATAGTCTATCCAAAGGATATGGCATTCATCTTATTGACCCTGGACATAAAACCAGGAGACGTAGTCTACGAAGCCGGAACCGGAACAGGTGTGATGACTTCTGTTTTCTCCCGGCAGGTGGGCGAATCTGGCAAGGTCGTATCCTATGAAAAAAGATCGGATTTTCTTGAGAAGGCTAAGAAGAATGTCGGCCGCCTGGGCTTTATTGAAAGAGTAACCTTCGTAGCCGGAGAGATCGCTGAATGTGAGATAAGGCAAAGGGCAGACGCCTTCTTTCTTGATGTTCCAGAACCTTCTACTTCTCTCGAAACATCGATAAAGATTCTCAAGGGAAGTGGACGGATTTGCATTATCTGCCCTACAAGCAACCAGGTTCAGGAAACGATCGGGATTCTTAGAGATCTCGGAGTTATAGATATTCAGGTGTGGGAGATTATGGCCAGGAACTACAAGACAAATCCCGAGAGATTTCGACCGGAGGACAGAATGATTGGTCACACAACATACCTGGTGTTCGGCATAAAAGCTGAAGGGAGGAAGTTTAATGTCAAAAGAGAAAGCCCTTAAGATAGTCGTGTCAATTTCAGTGCTGGTCTCAGTGTTTTTTCTAGGGGCGTTTACGTCCATGACGGAAGACGAGGTTTTCGAGAAATTCAGTCCTGTATTTCAGATACTCAATTACATAGATCGGAACTATTATGATATTGAAAAGGTAGATTATGAGGCGATTCTAGATGAGACTCTGACAGGAACGATGCGTGGACTTGATGATCCCTTTGCATGGTATTTCGACCCTGTCCAGACAAAGGAAAACGAACTGGACACAACCTCTAAGTACGGTGGAATAGGCTCTACAGTCCAGTACAATATAGAATTCGACTGTCTGGAAGTAGTGGCACCTATGGCTGGAAGCCCTTCTGAGAAGGTTGGTTTGAAGACAGGCGATTTGATTCTCACAATAGACAATGTCCCAGTATCTGATGTCGGTTACTACGGCGCCGTCAATATGTTGAGAGGCGACCCTGGAACTGATGTAGTGCTGGAGGTTTATAGAGAGTCAGTCACAGAACCCTTCTTCGTCGAAATCACAAGGGCGTTTATAGAAATAAGGAGCGTAAAGAGCGAACTGCTAACTGTCGAAGACTTAGAAATCTCTTACATACAGATAACAGGCTTCAACGCACCTACCTACGATGAATTCCAGGATGCTCTGAACCTTAGCAGAAACAGCAAGGCCTACATAATTGATCTGCGAAACAATCCAGGCGGACTTCTGCAAAGTGTTCTGAACATCTCATCGCTCATGCTGCCTAAAGGGCAGAGAGTGATAACGATAAGGTACAGAGATGGACAAGAAGAGATTTACAACTCCTGGGGATCTAGATACAACACCTACTTCACCGACAAACCAATTGTAGTCCTTGTCAATGATGGAAGCGCTTCGGCTTCAGAGATACTGACAGGCGCTCTAAAGGATCACGGGCTCGCAACGATTGTCGGTACCAAGACGTTCGGAAAGGCCGCCGTTCAAACTGTATTCAATCTTTCGAACGGTGGCGAAATCTGGCTCCCCACTGCTCACTATTTCACTCCAGATGGAAATGACATCCACCTCCAGGGGATAGAACCGGATATCGTCGTAGAGCCGGGAGAAGACGTTCCTGGTGAAGACGGAAGAGAGCTGACACTATCGACGGCGTCGGTAGATGTCGAACATGATCTTCAGCTATCAAAGGCTCTGGAGACCATACTTGAGCAATTGGGAGCGAAGACTGAAAATTGAAGATCGCAAGCCTGCCAATCGTAATCTCGTTGATTGCTCTGATTTGTGGGCTTTTGGTCATTCTTTATGTAAATTTTGAAGCTATTCAGGATGTCGGGAGACGCAGTTCAGCTCCCGACTTCTTTCTTAGAAATAGATTCTTGCCTGTTTTCGAGGGGTTCAAGAACCATCTTGAGGCCGTGAGAGAATTCAGTTCCGTGCTTAAACAACTTGAGAGGGAAAGGGTGGGGCCCTGGATTATGTCGACTGAAGACGGTGTCAGGACATTTATTTCACCCTATTCCGAGGTCTTCTCGGAACTTCAGACTTTGTTTGTCATAGAGACTGGTAAGAAAGGTGTGAGAGAGCGAGAGACTGTTGACCTGTTCGGAACGACAGTAACGAAATGGGAGTCTGTCGACTATGGCATTTTCATACTAAGCTACGTTCCAGGCTACACACTAGTAATGGAGTCTGACTACAATTCTATCTTGAATGATGGTTTTGAATTTGGCAGAGTGCACTTTATGAACTCTTTCAGCCCAGGAAGGTTCGTCTCAGATGTCTTTTCTGGCGCCGGACCAATTGTGGTTCTTAAAGAAGGTGCATCTGTCAGTCAATTGTTTCTGCAGACAGTAGAACGCTATTCAATACCTTTTCTACCTGTCAGGCATTTTCTTTTGAGGAATTGAGTATCTGGCGGACACCTATCAAACAAATACAAGCAATGAGAAAGTTGCTATACTGGAAATGCTCTTTCTATGGACAAGAGATAACAGACGGTGAGTGATGATTA from Mesotoga infera encodes:
- a CDS encoding tRNA (adenine-N1)-methyltransferase, yielding MIEYGDNVLILLEDEETKYFSEVKKGGILKTHFGNLIMDSLVGKEFGEKIDLGLRNAYLIKPSMIDGIFSLKRSTQIVYPKDMAFILLTLDIKPGDVVYEAGTGTGVMTSVFSRQVGESGKVVSYEKRSDFLEKAKKNVGRLGFIERVTFVAGEIAECEIRQRADAFFLDVPEPSTSLETSIKILKGSGRICIICPTSNQVQETIGILRDLGVIDIQVWEIMARNYKTNPERFRPEDRMIGHTTYLVFGIKAEGRKFNVKRESP
- a CDS encoding metal-sensitive transcriptional regulator, whose product is MQGVDVETRKAVLNRLKRIEGQIRGLQKMVENDRVCGDILTQVSAVNSALSRVSEMIVKGYARKCVIEANESGQIEELDNLIENIIKLRGV
- a CDS encoding nucleoside kinase, producing the protein MANHEIFVKELGKKVSVTGETTFYELSRMCESFHRAPIMAAKSGNSLIELCRKVNDEQEIEFIDLFSIDGMRIYTRGTLFILFIAIRELFGTAQLNVHHSRGPGLVCDIEGVEISPENLKRIETRMKELVEENAVFEKGTLGKFEAMRSFEEDGQRDKALLFKYRKKSTVNIYRCKGYTNYFYGYMPFSTGTVSKFALIPYGDYFILNLPSTREPNRLPKFVDQPKISSIFLEHERWGKILGVKTVGELNEIICRGPKEIREIVNIAESLHEKKIAAIADRISEHREPSLILIAGPSSSGKTTFSQRLMLHLKVLGMKPVQISVDDYFVDREKTPKDENGNYDFESIYALNIDLFNEQISQLLDGKEVLLPRFDFILGKSGFHDTPIKIAEGQPVIIEGIHGLNELLSRSVPRERKFKIYVSALTQMNLDNLNRIPTTDVRLLRRIVRDNRFRGHSALDTIRMWSSVRRGEDKYIFPFQEEADVMFNSAIAYELAALKGFAEPLLVQIDDSVPEYLEAKRLLRFIDYLLPMTNLEDIPRTSIIKEFIGGSVFSS
- a CDS encoding S41 family peptidase, with the translated sequence MSKEKALKIVVSISVLVSVFFLGAFTSMTEDEVFEKFSPVFQILNYIDRNYYDIEKVDYEAILDETLTGTMRGLDDPFAWYFDPVQTKENELDTTSKYGGIGSTVQYNIEFDCLEVVAPMAGSPSEKVGLKTGDLILTIDNVPVSDVGYYGAVNMLRGDPGTDVVLEVYRESVTEPFFVEITRAFIEIRSVKSELLTVEDLEISYIQITGFNAPTYDEFQDALNLSRNSKAYIIDLRNNPGGLLQSVLNISSLMLPKGQRVITIRYRDGQEEIYNSWGSRYNTYFTDKPIVVLVNDGSASASEILTGALKDHGLATIVGTKTFGKAAVQTVFNLSNGGEIWLPTAHYFTPDGNDIHLQGIEPDIVVEPGEDVPGEDGRELTLSTASVDVEHDLQLSKALETILEQLGAKTEN